In a genomic window of Gloeothece verrucosa PCC 7822:
- a CDS encoding DUF6908 domain-containing protein produces MSIQSFHTAPNQFVQLIQEISSVYHFELENELAYLRLEKKCYNLTIEKLEKNIVRISQTRQLNRETICDPEIEFLRQLRPIEDDKNKEFWTPLRISQAFEHRQVAWIDRDGEIINVDADGTEKIADFCKEWTEQILSHQWLNNKKPSRGVIATFRYSL; encoded by the coding sequence ATGAGTATTCAAAGTTTTCATACCGCCCCCAACCAATTTGTTCAACTCATTCAGGAAATTTCATCGGTTTATCATTTTGAGCTTGAAAACGAGCTTGCTTATTTACGATTAGAAAAAAAATGTTACAATCTAACTATCGAAAAACTTGAGAAAAATATTGTTCGTATTTCTCAAACTCGTCAATTGAATCGTGAAACAATTTGCGACCCTGAAATTGAATTTTTGAGACAATTAAGACCCATAGAAGACGATAAAAACAAAGAATTTTGGACTCCTTTAAGGATTTCTCAAGCATTTGAACATCGCCAAGTTGCTTGGATAGATAGAGACGGAGAAATTATCAATGTTGATGCTGATGGAACCGAAAAAATCGCCGATTTTTGTAAAGAGTGGACTGAGCAAATTCTGTCTCATCAGTGGTTAAATAACAAAAAACCTAGTCGTGGTGTTATTGCGACTTTTCGTTATAGTCTATAG
- a CDS encoding response regulator: protein MKKILVVEDDLRFQRNYRRGCRQELEQGLFEFEFTPSGEQGLEALKKDTEKEIVLIILDLKMDLAQINGLQFLTEVSHSNINRPIICYTAYPEKIENLSSEDLSRVVCVLPKGQNQYQFKVLRDLMVFLLSETVFQSVVTEANKELLDYPQVKEVVKHFSDRKKLKLIKELVADLSYPYMKEFYREVPSMAKALIDSVQQQNQKILRKWVLEKLEEKLLPSEIPTDECVIYRIEESIRGSTEKGKYYYLKWFDKNTKKDRSKYIPQTIAASLPPEFRSP, encoded by the coding sequence ATGAAAAAAATTCTCGTGGTGGAAGATGATTTGCGATTTCAACGAAATTACCGAAGAGGATGCCGCCAAGAACTTGAACAAGGGCTATTCGAATTTGAGTTTACCCCGTCGGGTGAACAAGGTCTTGAAGCCCTTAAAAAGGATACAGAAAAAGAAATAGTATTAATTATTCTTGATTTAAAAATGGACTTGGCTCAAATCAATGGGCTACAATTTTTAACTGAAGTATCCCACAGCAACATTAATCGCCCCATTATCTGCTACACGGCCTATCCGGAAAAAATCGAGAATCTTAGTTCAGAAGATTTAAGTCGAGTTGTTTGTGTGTTACCAAAAGGCCAGAATCAATATCAGTTTAAAGTGTTAAGAGATTTAATGGTCTTTTTACTTTCTGAAACGGTTTTTCAATCGGTTGTAACTGAGGCAAATAAAGAGTTACTAGATTACCCTCAAGTAAAAGAAGTCGTTAAACATTTTTCTGACCGCAAAAAATTAAAATTAATTAAAGAATTAGTCGCCGACTTGAGTTATCCTTATATGAAGGAGTTTTATCGAGAAGTGCCCTCTATGGCCAAAGCTTTAATCGATTCAGTACAACAACAAAATCAAAAAATTTTACGAAAATGGGTACTTGAAAAACTTGAAGAAAAACTTCTCCCTTCAGAAATTCCTACTGATGAGTGTGTCATTTATCGGATTGAGGAAAGTATTCGAGGTTCTACTGAAAAAGGAAAATATTATTATCTCAAATGGTTTGATAAAAATACTAAAAAAGATAGGAGTAAATATATTCCCCAAACAATAGCGGCTTCTCTCCCTCCAGAATTTCGTTCGCCTTAG
- a CDS encoding CHASE2 domain-containing protein — MRKKKMIITRITIIVLFFISMWLLLANFMPIFSFPSIELTLYDWLAANKGEMLHSRAITLVGLTATDWLEYGNPVEDQVIANTLKIIERYQPAFIGLNFWRTRKHGEGHEELLQILAQYTNIVGSQWKEALSIIEPPEPLTIPGRTGDVTVLYDRDQVIRRFTLYSPSENFPDEKEFNKTAQYNYIRSLPWELARRFLLAQGVKIIEPTKSSPLLLEYPNGKMIKLQPLQDWLGKMSYSQWGNRGFQQLIHWPSQNFEFPLVSFHDVLSYRVPPDFFHNKIILIGGASNRVADIYSTPYKINGDRFRATRYGLELMAIATLNLLSLEVQKPTLIPSGLINYLWIAFWVCLSGGGVYFITRFPTRWWLGSVCLINGLLILVLGSVCYAAFPNGFIPSGLAALGMIINSLACLLEIQRHKAIEEQKKRLAEERKRQLAQQEYTRQLEKRVQEIQERMLSQERLAFFGQLSPAIRHEILNNFEVILQEITITLEMAESKIYQGFPDEVLEFLEDLRETLTIIAETTRESGEILTKYLPPIFLQSFNDDVPLDELSYTAKKAINLASFLEDCWKKSSYKFRVNTPTNFYLSVIKQYDYQGNIYGNEEDLRYVFINLIDNAYEALIQQFLKASDNYEPILKLATLQTTQGVEVIIEDNGIGIEPEKANEIFKPFYSTKTRSSGLGLSIAKDILITRYEANIYLNLEEGTRFIIVFPL; from the coding sequence ATGCGAAAGAAAAAAATGATTATTACTCGAATAACAATAATAGTCCTCTTTTTCATCTCGATGTGGCTACTGTTAGCTAACTTCATGCCCATTTTTTCGTTTCCATCGATCGAACTCACCCTTTATGATTGGTTAGCCGCTAACAAAGGAGAAATGCTTCACTCTCGTGCGATCACTTTAGTGGGTTTAACTGCTACTGATTGGCTTGAGTATGGTAATCCAGTAGAAGACCAGGTTATAGCCAATACCTTGAAAATCATTGAGAGATATCAGCCAGCTTTTATTGGCTTGAATTTTTGGCGAACTCGCAAACATGGAGAGGGCCACGAGGAATTATTGCAGATTCTAGCACAATATACTAACATTGTTGGCTCTCAGTGGAAAGAAGCTCTATCTATAATAGAGCCGCCAGAACCTTTAACAATACCTGGTCGCACTGGCGATGTGACGGTTTTATATGACCGAGATCAAGTGATTCGACGATTTACACTCTATTCACCCTCAGAAAATTTTCCTGATGAAAAGGAATTTAATAAAACGGCTCAATACAATTATATTCGCAGTCTTCCTTGGGAATTGGCCCGTCGCTTTTTGTTAGCACAAGGGGTGAAAATCATTGAACCCACGAAAAGCTCTCCTCTATTGCTAGAATACCCCAATGGCAAAATGATCAAACTTCAGCCGCTACAAGATTGGCTAGGAAAAATGAGTTATAGTCAGTGGGGAAATCGAGGATTTCAGCAGCTAATTCACTGGCCCTCTCAAAATTTTGAGTTTCCTTTAGTCAGCTTTCATGATGTTCTTTCCTATCGCGTTCCTCCGGATTTTTTTCACAATAAAATTATTTTGATCGGTGGGGCATCTAATCGAGTTGCCGATATTTATTCTACGCCCTATAAAATTAATGGAGATCGTTTCAGAGCGACAAGATACGGGCTAGAATTAATGGCTATCGCTACCTTAAACCTTTTATCTCTAGAAGTGCAAAAGCCAACGCTTATTCCTTCCGGCTTGATTAATTATTTATGGATAGCCTTTTGGGTCTGTTTATCTGGGGGAGGCGTTTATTTTATTACAAGATTCCCGACTCGATGGTGGCTTGGGAGCGTTTGTTTGATTAATGGGCTGTTAATTTTAGTTTTAGGGAGCGTTTGTTATGCGGCTTTTCCGAATGGGTTTATTCCCTCTGGATTAGCGGCATTGGGAATGATCATTAATTCTCTGGCTTGTTTACTGGAAATTCAACGTCATAAAGCTATTGAAGAACAGAAAAAGCGGCTTGCTGAAGAAAGAAAACGACAATTAGCGCAGCAGGAATATACTCGCCAGTTAGAAAAACGTGTTCAAGAAATTCAAGAACGAATGCTCTCTCAAGAACGATTAGCTTTTTTCGGGCAATTAAGCCCGGCTATTCGCCATGAAATTTTAAATAACTTTGAAGTCATTTTACAAGAAATTACCATTACTCTAGAGATGGCGGAATCAAAAATTTATCAGGGATTTCCTGATGAAGTTCTCGAGTTTTTAGAAGACTTAAGGGAGACATTGACTATTATTGCAGAAACGACCAGGGAAAGTGGAGAAATTTTAACTAAGTATCTTCCCCCTATTTTTCTCCAGTCTTTTAATGATGACGTTCCCCTTGATGAGTTATCTTATACGGCTAAAAAAGCGATTAATCTGGCAAGCTTTTTAGAGGATTGTTGGAAAAAAAGCTCTTATAAGTTTAGAGTCAATACCCCCACTAATTTTTATCTCTCGGTGATTAAGCAATATGACTATCAGGGAAATATTTATGGAAATGAAGAAGATTTGCGTTATGTGTTTATTAATTTAATCGATAATGCTTATGAAGCTTTAATTCAACAGTTTCTTAAGGCAAGTGACAATTATGAACCGATTTTAAAACTAGCTACCCTTCAAACTACCCAAGGAGTTGAAGTTATTATTGAAGATAATGGTATAGGGATTGAACCAGAAAAAGCCAACGAAATTTTTAAGCCTTTTTATAGCACGAAAACTCGTAGTAGCGGCTTAGGACTCAGTATTGCTAAAGATATTTTAATTACTCGTTATGAGGCCAATATTTATTTAAATCTTGAGGAGGGAACCCGATTTATTATTGTTTTTCCACTCTAA
- a CDS encoding helix-turn-helix domain-containing protein produces the protein MEKDKKLYSTLPELMARTDPKMTQRYLAEQLGVSASVINRLYNGQPVTFKLNPEVLEKICNYFDCPLADLLTMKSPNDI, from the coding sequence ATGGAAAAAGATAAAAAACTTTACTCAACCCTTCCTGAGTTAATGGCTCGTACAGATCCCAAAATGACTCAGCGTTATCTTGCTGAACAATTGGGTGTATCGGCGAGCGTGATCAACCGGCTTTATAACGGTCAACCGGTTACCTTTAAGCTCAATCCAGAAGTTCTCGAAAAAATTTGTAATTATTTTGATTGTCCCCTAGCGGATTTATTAACGATGAAAAGCCCCAATGATATTTGA
- a CDS encoding prepilin-type N-terminal cleavage/methylation domain-containing protein has protein sequence MRPIFAIKFNNAKGMTLLEIIITILILGILSSISIPHFASWLAQNEEDASLEQIKLIIEQTKQQAKLISKSCQLQLVDNLINDLTVYKNSTDKKCLSGSTETATIGTKIVPQVKLSSGIKIHSNLANNILSISFRGIRPVTLNKSQEQPAIIVLEKNGKISQKCLLISPRVGLIRSGIYKDKNWNEYNAENFCQIIL, from the coding sequence ATGCGTCCAATATTTGCTATTAAATTCAACAATGCTAAAGGAATGACTTTGCTAGAAATTATTATTACTATACTAATATTAGGAATATTGTCATCTATAAGTATTCCTCATTTTGCTTCTTGGTTAGCTCAAAATGAGGAGGATGCCAGCTTGGAGCAAATCAAGTTGATTATTGAACAAACTAAACAGCAAGCGAAACTGATTAGTAAATCCTGTCAATTACAATTAGTAGATAATTTGATTAATGACTTGACCGTTTATAAAAATAGTACAGATAAAAAATGTTTGAGCGGCTCAACAGAAACTGCAACCATAGGAACAAAAATAGTACCACAAGTCAAATTGTCTTCAGGGATAAAAATACACAGTAATTTAGCGAATAATATTTTAAGCATTTCTTTCCGAGGAATTCGTCCTGTAACTTTAAACAAAAGTCAGGAGCAACCAGCAATAATTGTCCTAGAAAAAAATGGAAAAATAAGTCAAAAATGTTTATTAATTTCGCCGAGGGTAGGATTAATTAGAAGCGGCATATACAAGGATAAAAATTGGAATGAATATAATGCAGAAAATTTTTGCCAAATTATTTTATGA
- a CDS encoding PilW family protein, which yields MKKKFNSKTTTGFTLVELLIGSVLTFGLISLMGMTLGQITKDSIKSELQVQIEQDSDFLVEFIANEIKTSLVSTQPATDSELSKIPSFIFSSIPSDAKYILLLKNQELAAPIIYFTVPRNSPYVTQTWLAKVSSSNIVLYRWGPSLDSSGDKYSSPNNPAAWGNPVPIADWLSADSNTTTCLDNSWKLIPNTGAAEGFYVCVKLTTQDAKEANLLRLYLTGKVRSERLSRDLIYKKNTQVYSRISNN from the coding sequence ATGAAGAAAAAATTTAACTCAAAGACAACAACGGGTTTTACTCTAGTAGAATTATTAATTGGCTCAGTGTTAACTTTTGGGTTGATTAGCTTAATGGGAATGACACTTGGCCAAATAACAAAAGATAGCATTAAATCCGAGCTACAAGTTCAGATTGAACAGGATTCTGATTTCCTTGTAGAATTTATTGCTAATGAAATTAAAACATCTTTAGTTAGCACACAACCGGCGACAGATTCTGAGCTTAGTAAAATACCCTCTTTTATTTTTAGTTCTATCCCGAGCGATGCTAAGTATATCTTATTGTTAAAAAATCAAGAATTAGCCGCACCTATTATCTATTTTACTGTACCAAGAAATAGCCCTTATGTGACTCAAACTTGGTTAGCTAAAGTTTCCTCATCTAATATAGTTTTGTATAGGTGGGGTCCTAGCCTTGATAGTAGCGGCGATAAATATTCATCTCCTAATAATCCTGCGGCTTGGGGAAATCCAGTTCCTATCGCTGATTGGCTTTCGGCTGATAGTAATACAACAACTTGTCTAGACAACAGTTGGAAGTTAATTCCTAATACTGGCGCGGCAGAGGGTTTTTATGTTTGCGTTAAACTCACAACCCAAGACGCAAAAGAGGCAAATTTACTAAGATTGTATCTTACGGGAAAAGTGAGGTCTGAGCGTTTATCTCGAGATCTGATTTATAAAAAGAATACTCAAGTTTATTCCCGTATTTCTAACAATTAA
- a CDS encoding DUF305 domain-containing protein translates to MPKRSFLNIAIGLTLITSSAVVVACSSNINQTEQNTTKPSLAAQNSGMSEQRGMSDMDISEHSSMNLGPADSNYDLRFIDAMKLHHQGAVTMAKEALSKSKRPEIKNLASEIIKAQNQEINEMKQWKKAWYPNASNTPMAYHSQAGHMMPMSTEQMNGMMMNIDLGAADKEFDLRFINAMISHHEGAISMASDAKNKSKHPEIKQLSENIIISQKKEIDQMKQWKKAWYNQ, encoded by the coding sequence ATGCCTAAAAGATCATTCCTAAACATTGCCATTGGATTAACCTTAATAACCAGTTCGGCTGTGGTAGTGGCTTGTTCTTCTAATATAAATCAAACCGAACAAAACACGACAAAACCTTCTCTAGCCGCTCAAAACAGTGGTATGAGTGAACAGAGAGGTATGTCTGATATGGATATATCTGAACATAGTTCTATGAATTTAGGACCTGCTGATAGTAATTATGATTTGCGTTTTATTGATGCAATGAAATTACATCATCAAGGAGCAGTAACAATGGCAAAAGAAGCTCTTTCTAAATCTAAGCGTCCAGAAATTAAAAATTTAGCATCAGAGATTATTAAGGCTCAAAATCAAGAAATTAACGAGATGAAACAGTGGAAAAAAGCTTGGTATCCCAATGCTAGTAATACACCGATGGCTTATCATTCACAAGCCGGTCACATGATGCCCATGTCCACCGAACAAATGAACGGTATGATGATGAATATAGACTTGGGAGCCGCCGATAAAGAATTTGATCTACGTTTTATCAATGCCATGATTTCTCATCATGAGGGAGCTATTTCAATGGCATCTGATGCTAAAAATAAGTCAAAACATCCCGAAATTAAACAACTCTCTGAAAATATTATTATTTCTCAGAAAAAAGAAATTGACCAGATGAAACAATGGAAAAAAGCTTGGTATAATCAATAG
- a CDS encoding HD domain-containing protein, giving the protein MNNQQIPLLSARFEKALVYAAQLHAQQLRKGSQVPYISHLLSVAALVLEDGGDEDEAIAGLLHDAVEDQGGEATRQEISRQFGERVAAIVEGCTDSDTIPKPPWRERKQAYIERFRYAGSSVRRVSLADKLHNARCIATDYYSQKQATWNKFKGGREGTLWYYRSIIEAAREAGECSFLLQELATVIDYLENCP; this is encoded by the coding sequence ATGAATAACCAGCAAATACCCTTATTAAGCGCTCGTTTTGAAAAAGCTTTAGTCTACGCCGCTCAACTCCATGCTCAACAACTCAGAAAAGGCTCACAGGTTCCTTATATCAGCCATCTGTTGAGTGTAGCGGCTTTAGTCTTAGAAGATGGAGGAGATGAAGACGAAGCGATCGCCGGTTTACTTCATGATGCCGTTGAAGATCAAGGAGGAGAAGCCACAAGGCAAGAAATTTCTCGTCAATTTGGTGAGCGGGTAGCCGCCATCGTAGAAGGTTGCACTGATAGCGACACCATACCAAAACCCCCTTGGCGCGAACGTAAACAGGCATATATTGAGCGGTTTCGTTATGCGGGTTCCTCTGTACGCAGAGTTTCTTTAGCCGATAAGCTACATAACGCTCGTTGTATAGCCACCGACTATTACAGCCAAAAACAAGCAACCTGGAATAAGTTTAAGGGGGGACGAGAAGGCACGTTATGGTATTATCGTTCTATTATTGAAGCGGCTAGAGAAGCCGGCGAATGCAGTTTTTTACTCCAAGAACTAGCAACTGTTATTGACTATTTAGAAAATTGTCCTTAA
- a CDS encoding DMT family transporter: MLRPIKLSQASSFFKSSAIPLLGLLLGTICLASGAIFIRLGETELSASVTIFNRFFFATPCWLLWELIKMIKLKSDEPSFESQDQVSFWDYFLLVFSGCAFVLNLLLWAWSLELISVANATVLGCFTTPFTSLGVWLLFGQRFDRRFLLGSLLAFGGVIAIGVGDFQLGSEHFWGDVLALLSALCLSVYILMLEPLEKKFSNSTLMVSNGLSGILLLLPLVWLRGDSIIPTTATGWVSALGLGIVSQVLGLGLFSSSVKYFSSAFLALFLLLDPLFAAIMAWLFLAEPMNLSNSIAFGLVLAGIYWAKSSPFAYQNV; the protein is encoded by the coding sequence ATGCTGCGCCCAATAAAACTTTCTCAAGCTTCATCTTTTTTTAAATCCTCAGCAATTCCTTTGTTGGGTCTATTATTAGGGACTATCTGTTTAGCCAGTGGTGCTATTTTCATTCGCTTGGGGGAAACAGAATTAAGTGCTAGTGTCACTATTTTTAATCGCTTCTTTTTTGCTACACCCTGTTGGCTACTGTGGGAACTGATCAAAATGATTAAGCTTAAAAGTGATGAGCCAAGTTTTGAAAGCCAAGATCAGGTTAGTTTTTGGGATTATTTTTTACTTGTTTTCTCCGGCTGTGCTTTTGTGCTTAACCTGCTTTTGTGGGCTTGGTCTTTAGAATTAATCAGCGTAGCTAATGCAACTGTGCTGGGTTGTTTTACCACTCCTTTTACCAGTTTAGGGGTGTGGCTTTTGTTTGGTCAACGTTTTGATCGCCGTTTTTTACTGGGTAGCCTGTTAGCATTCGGAGGAGTCATTGCTATCGGAGTAGGAGATTTTCAGCTAGGGAGTGAGCATTTTTGGGGCGATGTTTTGGCTTTGTTAAGTGCTTTGTGTCTGAGTGTTTATATTTTGATGCTAGAACCTTTAGAGAAGAAATTTAGCAATAGTACCCTGATGGTTAGTAATGGTTTAAGCGGCATTTTATTATTATTGCCTTTAGTTTGGCTCAGGGGAGACAGTATTATTCCTACCACTGCGACGGGTTGGGTAAGTGCATTAGGTTTAGGCATTGTTTCTCAAGTTTTGGGATTAGGACTTTTTAGTTCTAGCGTGAAATATTTTTCTTCGGCTTTTCTGGCTTTATTTTTATTGTTAGATCCCTTGTTTGCGGCGATTATGGCTTGGCTATTTTTAGCTGAACCGATGAATTTAAGTAATAGTATTGCTTTTGGTTTAGTGTTAGCCGGAATCTATTGGGCTAAATCTAGTCCTTTTGCTTATCAAAATGTGTAA